Proteins encoded within one genomic window of Variovorax sp. OAS795:
- a CDS encoding diacylglycerol kinase family protein encodes MPAPSIGPNSPLFIVLNAGSGNADAAETRRIVEEGCAAAGRRQRIFLVDERATVQALAREAVERARAVGGVVVAAGGDGTVNAVAQATLGSGLAFGVLPQGTFNYFSRTHGIPGDTAEALQVLLTEQPRPAQVGLVNDRIFLVNASMGLYAELLQDREDYKARYGRSRLIAFFAGLLTVMRGHRSWNLRMAWRGQERDLRTPTLFVGNNPLQLLQVGIEHADAPENGQLAAVALKPVGVLAMPGLLVRGALGRLGGADEVLSFPFESMTVKASRSHGPRRVKVATDGEIAWAEMPLLFRVSPEPLWLVRPDTAPELEAAKE; translated from the coding sequence ATGCCAGCGCCCAGCATCGGTCCGAATTCCCCGCTATTCATCGTCCTCAATGCCGGCTCCGGCAACGCGGATGCCGCCGAGACACGCCGGATCGTCGAGGAGGGATGCGCAGCCGCGGGGCGCCGGCAGCGCATCTTTCTCGTGGACGAGCGCGCCACGGTGCAGGCGCTCGCGCGCGAGGCGGTCGAGCGTGCTCGCGCCGTGGGCGGGGTGGTGGTGGCCGCCGGCGGCGACGGCACCGTCAATGCAGTGGCGCAGGCCACGCTCGGCAGCGGGCTGGCCTTCGGCGTGCTGCCGCAGGGCACTTTCAACTATTTCAGCCGCACCCACGGCATCCCGGGCGACACGGCCGAGGCCCTGCAGGTGCTGTTGACCGAGCAGCCCCGGCCCGCGCAGGTCGGGCTGGTCAACGACCGCATCTTCCTGGTGAACGCCAGCATGGGCCTGTATGCCGAGCTGCTGCAAGACCGCGAAGACTACAAGGCGCGCTATGGTCGCAGCCGCCTGATCGCATTCTTCGCCGGCCTTCTCACCGTGATGCGGGGGCACCGAAGCTGGAACCTGCGCATGGCCTGGCGCGGCCAGGAGCGCGACCTGCGCACACCGACACTGTTCGTCGGCAACAACCCGTTGCAGTTGCTTCAGGTCGGCATCGAACACGCCGATGCGCCCGAAAACGGGCAGCTGGCGGCGGTGGCGCTGAAGCCGGTGGGCGTGCTCGCCATGCCCGGCCTGCTGGTGCGTGGCGCGCTGGGCCGGCTCGGCGGCGCCGACGAGGTATTGAGCTTTCCGTTCGAATCGATGACAGTGAAAGCCAGCCGCTCGCACGGCCCGCGCCGCGTGAAGGTGGCCACCGACGGCGAGATCGCATGGGCCGAGATGCCGCTGCTGTTCCGCGTCTCGCCCGAGCCGCTCTGGCTGGTGCGGCCCGACACCGCGCCTGAACTGGAGGCCGCCAAGGAATGA
- a CDS encoding metallophosphoesterase, translating into MSCLLQISDTHFGTERPEVMDALARLAHALQPQVVVLSGDITQRATRAQFAAARAFVDRLAAPAVIAVPGNHDIPLFQLGARLFAPYARYADAFGADLEPVFESAEWLVIAVNTTRWWRHADGEVSRAQVDRVASRLAVASPEQLRVVVTHQPVMVTRQEDMPNRLHGRENAVARWCGAGADLILGGHIHLPFVRSLHDAYAGCPRTTWAVQAGTAVSSRIRAGQPNSVNVLRLGEAESGRSCQAERWDHSAAEESFVCAKVLQLPLASAASPA; encoded by the coding sequence ATGAGCTGCCTGCTGCAGATCTCCGACACGCACTTCGGCACCGAACGCCCCGAGGTGATGGACGCGCTCGCGCGGCTGGCGCATGCCTTGCAGCCGCAGGTGGTGGTGCTCTCGGGCGACATCACGCAGCGTGCCACGCGCGCGCAGTTCGCAGCGGCGCGGGCCTTCGTCGACAGGCTGGCCGCGCCGGCGGTGATTGCCGTGCCGGGCAACCACGACATTCCGCTTTTCCAGCTGGGGGCGCGGCTGTTCGCCCCGTATGCAAGGTACGCGGACGCTTTCGGCGCCGACCTGGAGCCGGTGTTCGAATCGGCCGAGTGGCTGGTGATCGCGGTCAACACCACGCGCTGGTGGCGGCATGCGGACGGCGAGGTTTCGCGCGCGCAGGTCGACCGGGTGGCGAGCCGGCTCGCCGTTGCCTCGCCCGAGCAGTTGCGCGTGGTGGTCACGCACCAGCCGGTGATGGTGACGCGGCAGGAAGACATGCCCAACCGGCTGCACGGGCGCGAGAACGCCGTGGCCCGCTGGTGCGGGGCCGGCGCCGACCTGATCCTGGGCGGGCACATCCACCTGCCTTTCGTGCGTTCGCTCCACGACGCCTATGCCGGCTGCCCGCGCACCACCTGGGCGGTGCAGGCGGGCACGGCGGTGTCGTCGCGCATACGCGCGGGACAACCCAACTCGGTCAACGTGCTGCGGCTCGGCGAAGCGGAAAGCGGCCGCAGCTGCCAGGCGGAACGCTGGGACCATTCGGCCGCCGAGGAGTCCTTCGTGTGCGCCAAAGTATTGCAGCTCCCGCTTGCCAGCGCCGCGTCGCCCGCTTAG